One genomic region from Streptomyces sp. NBC_00582 encodes:
- a CDS encoding IS481 family transposase, translated as MSHRNAPLTPTGRLRLARCVVDDGWPLRRAAERFQVSHTTAARWASRYRQHGEAGMRDRSSRPHRQPHRTPAAVEERVVRLRREHRIGPLRLAARTGVAASTAHRILRRHGLPVLAAVDRATGEPVRRYERARPGELVHIDVKKLGRIPDGGGHRTQGRAEGRRNRTGTGYAYLHTALDDHSRLAYTEDLPDETAPTCAAFLTRATAWFAQQGITVERVLTDNAWAYTKNTWRDTCLDLGISPRWTRPWRPQTNGKVERFHRTLLEEWAYTRPYMSDSERQAAFPDWLHWYNYHRPHTGIGGHPPASRVTNLSGQHI; from the coding sequence GTGTCCCACCGTAATGCGCCGCTGACGCCGACCGGCAGGCTCCGTCTGGCCCGGTGTGTCGTGGACGACGGCTGGCCGCTGCGCCGGGCCGCGGAACGCTTCCAGGTCAGTCACACCACCGCCGCACGCTGGGCGAGCCGCTACCGGCAGCACGGCGAGGCGGGGATGCGGGACCGCTCCAGCCGCCCGCACCGTCAACCGCACCGGACACCGGCGGCGGTGGAAGAACGGGTCGTGCGGCTGCGGCGCGAGCACCGTATCGGCCCACTGCGGCTGGCCGCCCGCACCGGCGTCGCCGCCTCCACCGCCCATCGCATCCTGCGCCGGCACGGCCTGCCCGTCCTGGCCGCCGTCGACCGGGCCACCGGCGAACCCGTCCGCCGTTACGAGCGTGCACGGCCCGGCGAACTGGTCCACATCGACGTCAAGAAGCTGGGGCGGATTCCCGACGGCGGCGGGCACCGCACCCAGGGCCGCGCCGAAGGCCGACGCAACCGCACCGGGACCGGCTACGCCTACCTGCACACCGCCCTGGACGACCACTCCCGCCTGGCCTACACCGAAGACCTGCCCGACGAGACCGCCCCGACCTGCGCCGCCTTCCTCACCCGCGCCACCGCCTGGTTCGCGCAGCAAGGGATCACCGTCGAACGGGTCCTGACCGACAACGCCTGGGCCTACACCAAGAACACCTGGCGTGACACCTGCCTCGACCTGGGGATCAGTCCCCGCTGGACGAGGCCCTGGCGGCCGCAGACGAACGGCAAGGTCGAACGCTTCCACCGCACCCTGCTCGAGGAATGGGCCTACACGCGGCCCTACATGTCAGACAGCGAACGTCAGGCAGCGTTTCCCGACTGGCTGCACTGGTACAACTACCACCGACCCCACACCGGCATCGGCGGCCACCCCCCAGCCAGCCGTGTCACCAACCTGTCCGGTCAGCACATCTAG
- a CDS encoding Lrp/AsnC family transcriptional regulator — translation MITAIVLIKTSVDRIPEIAERIAALDSVSEVFSVTGTYDLIAMVRVKQHEDLAEVIPGSISKIPGVEATDTHVAFRTYSQHDLEAAFAIGLDS, via the coding sequence GTGATCACCGCGATCGTCCTCATCAAGACCAGCGTGGACCGGATCCCCGAGATCGCGGAGCGGATCGCCGCGCTGGATTCCGTGAGCGAGGTCTTCTCCGTCACCGGGACGTACGACCTGATCGCCATGGTGCGGGTCAAGCAGCACGAGGACCTCGCCGAGGTCATCCCGGGCAGCATCAGCAAGATCCCCGGGGTCGAGGCCACCGACACGCACGTGGCCTTCCGGACGTACTCGCAGCACGACCTGGAGGCGGCGTTCGCGATCGGCCTGGACTCCTGA
- a CDS encoding rhomboid family intramembrane serine protease — MIGNWSGTVRKALRGPSAPVTYGLIALCCLVFVIGPASGLDPAYGSGDGLLAAQRAYFRRWGVVPVELFEGSAHAVLTPATALFVHGSWVHLLGNMLFLHVFGAMTEERMGRVEFTFFYVCCGCLALLGYAAAHAGSPQSLVGASGAISAVLGAFLYLFPRARVTSLLPFLFFLPLRFPAWVVLPFWAALQWVAVGQAPQGPGVAYLAHLVGFGLGFGYAWARFGRTTRVRAAPAPAPEGENQP; from the coding sequence ATGATCGGGAACTGGAGCGGGACCGTCCGCAAGGCGCTCCGCGGCCCTTCGGCGCCGGTGACGTACGGACTGATCGCCCTGTGCTGTCTGGTCTTCGTGATCGGCCCGGCCTCGGGGCTCGACCCGGCGTACGGCTCCGGGGACGGGCTGCTCGCCGCCCAGCGCGCCTATTTCCGCCGCTGGGGCGTGGTGCCCGTGGAACTCTTCGAGGGCTCCGCGCACGCCGTCCTGACCCCCGCCACGGCCCTCTTCGTCCACGGAAGCTGGGTGCACCTCCTCGGCAACATGCTCTTCCTCCATGTCTTCGGGGCGATGACGGAGGAGCGGATGGGCCGCGTCGAATTCACCTTCTTCTACGTCTGCTGCGGCTGTCTCGCCCTGCTCGGGTACGCGGCCGCGCACGCGGGGTCACCGCAGTCGCTGGTGGGGGCCTCCGGAGCGATCTCCGCGGTCCTAGGTGCGTTCCTCTACCTGTTCCCCCGGGCCCGGGTGACCAGTCTTCTGCCGTTCCTCTTCTTCCTGCCGCTCAGGTTCCCCGCGTGGGTGGTGCTGCCGTTCTGGGCGGCGCTGCAGTGGGTGGCCGTGGGGCAGGCCCCCCAGGGGCCCGGCGTGGCCTATCTGGCGCACCTGGTGGGCTTCGGTCTGGGGTTCGGCTACGCGTGGGCGCGTTTCGGCCGTACGACTAGAGTGAGGGCCGCCCCAGCTCCGGCCCCCGAGGGAGAGAACCAGCCGTGA
- a CDS encoding NYN domain-containing protein — MVESAGGGPGDGAAEMLDRPLPDGVRRRVVQIVSDGFGGLTVGELPAQLRQYARFAPNRRAKFAGNAMAAALETDPLFRQRIAEKFRDAQPELSGALDSGSPTPAADPLDVAAAAYVLRPTGWVKLVTAAGEEAQRADAERADEESRAELERLREELVQAREQTRTDTERLRTELDAAKKEAESLHRKLRSALSDVKRGEAALRKVQGEIEAVRADGQAQVSAAESETRRLRARLGEAEAALEATRRAAREGRSVEDMRVRLLLDTVLDAAQGLRRELALPPVSVRPAETVDAVEPGRMTPKDIAARALSEHDPAILDQLLALPQAHLVVDGYNVTKTGYPQMPLEKQRLRLLGQLSALAAQTGAEVTCVFDGAELAAPVLLAPPRGVRVLFSKPGVTADELIRQLVRAEPPGRPVIVASTDREVADGVAKAGARPVASAVLLKRLSRTSTL, encoded by the coding sequence ATGGTGGAGAGCGCAGGCGGGGGGCCGGGCGACGGCGCCGCCGAGATGCTCGACCGTCCGCTGCCCGACGGCGTGCGCCGCCGGGTCGTGCAGATCGTCTCCGACGGCTTCGGCGGGCTGACCGTGGGCGAACTGCCCGCCCAGCTCCGGCAGTACGCGCGGTTCGCGCCGAACCGCCGGGCGAAGTTCGCGGGCAACGCGATGGCGGCGGCGCTGGAGACGGATCCGCTGTTCCGGCAGCGCATCGCCGAGAAGTTCAGAGATGCCCAGCCGGAGCTGTCCGGCGCCCTGGACTCCGGCTCGCCGACCCCGGCCGCGGACCCGCTCGACGTGGCGGCCGCGGCCTATGTGCTGCGGCCCACCGGCTGGGTCAAGCTGGTGACCGCGGCCGGCGAGGAGGCCCAGCGGGCGGACGCCGAGCGCGCCGACGAGGAGAGCCGCGCCGAACTGGAGCGGCTGCGCGAGGAGCTCGTGCAGGCCCGCGAGCAGACCCGTACGGACACCGAGCGGCTGCGCACCGAGCTGGACGCGGCGAAGAAGGAAGCGGAATCGCTTCACCGCAAGTTGCGTTCGGCCCTCAGTGACGTCAAGCGCGGCGAGGCGGCCCTGCGCAAGGTCCAGGGTGAGATCGAGGCCGTACGGGCCGACGGGCAGGCCCAGGTGTCCGCCGCCGAGAGCGAGACCCGGCGGCTCAGGGCGCGCCTCGGAGAGGCCGAGGCGGCCCTGGAGGCCACCCGGCGGGCGGCCCGCGAGGGACGCAGCGTGGAGGACATGCGGGTACGGCTGCTCCTGGACACCGTGCTCGACGCGGCCCAAGGGCTGCGCCGCGAGCTGGCGTTGCCCCCGGTGTCGGTACGCCCGGCGGAAACGGTCGATGCGGTCGAACCGGGACGAATGACCCCGAAGGACATCGCGGCGCGCGCCCTGTCGGAACACGATCCGGCCATTCTCGACCAGTTGCTGGCACTGCCCCAGGCGCATCTGGTCGTCGACGGCTACAACGTGACCAAGACCGGCTATCCGCAGATGCCGTTGGAGAAGCAGCGGCTGCGGCTGCTCGGCCAGCTCTCGGCGCTCGCCGCCCAGACCGGAGCCGAGGTCACCTGTGTCTTCGACGGGGCCGAACTGGCCGCTCCGGTGCTGCTCGCGCCGCCGCGCGGGGTCCGGGTGCTGTTCTCCAAGCCGGGCGTCACCGCCGACGAACTCATCCGGCAACTGGTGCGCGCCGAGCCCCCGGGCCGGCCCGTCATCGTCGCCTCGACCGACCGGGAGGTCGCCGACGGCGTCGCGAAGGCGGGCGCCCGTCCGGTGGCTTCCGCGGTGCTTCTGAAGCGACTGTCCCGAACGTCGACGTTGTAG
- a CDS encoding C40 family peptidase, translated as MASHRRPKQPSRARVTVLTTAAAAAVVLSSQAANAAPSEKLSKDEVKSKVDKLYEETEQATEKLNGAQEKQEKLQKEISTIQDNVARGQEELNELRDSIGLAAAAQYRTGTIDSSLQLFLSSNPDDYLDKASTADQLSAQQVEALKKIQEKQRELAQERSEAADKLKDLSATRAELAKQKKAVQGKLAEAQKLLNTLTAKEKAALAAEDARASRSSAERVDLGDTGSASGRAAAAFSAAQSKLGSPYVYGASGPSSFDCSGLTSWAYAQAGVSIPRTSEAQANYGTRIYSQSDLQVGDLVFFFNDLHHVGLYAGNGQILHAPRTGTVVRYESMTTIGGPFMFGVRV; from the coding sequence GTGGCGTCCCACCGTCGACCGAAGCAGCCGAGCCGCGCACGCGTGACCGTGCTGACCACCGCAGCCGCCGCTGCCGTCGTGCTGAGCTCCCAGGCCGCCAACGCGGCCCCGAGCGAGAAGCTCAGCAAGGACGAGGTGAAGTCGAAGGTCGACAAGCTCTACGAGGAGACGGAGCAGGCCACCGAGAAGCTCAACGGGGCCCAGGAGAAGCAGGAGAAGCTCCAGAAGGAGATCTCCACCATCCAGGACAACGTCGCCCGCGGCCAGGAGGAGCTCAACGAGCTGCGCGACTCCATAGGCCTCGCGGCCGCCGCCCAGTACCGCACGGGCACCATCGACTCCTCCCTCCAGCTCTTCCTGTCCTCCAACCCGGACGACTACCTGGACAAGGCGTCCACCGCCGACCAGCTCAGCGCCCAGCAGGTCGAGGCGCTGAAGAAGATCCAGGAGAAGCAGCGCGAGCTCGCGCAGGAGCGCTCCGAGGCCGCCGACAAGCTCAAGGACCTCTCGGCCACCCGCGCCGAACTCGCCAAGCAGAAGAAGGCGGTCCAGGGCAAGCTCGCCGAGGCGCAGAAGCTGCTCAACACCCTGACCGCCAAGGAGAAGGCCGCGCTGGCCGCCGAGGACGCGCGCGCCAGCCGCTCCTCCGCCGAGCGCGTCGACCTCGGTGACACGGGCTCCGCCTCCGGCCGTGCCGCCGCCGCCTTCTCGGCCGCCCAGTCCAAGCTCGGCTCGCCGTACGTCTACGGCGCCTCCGGCCCCTCCTCGTTCGACTGCTCGGGTCTGACCTCCTGGGCCTACGCCCAGGCCGGCGTCTCCATCCCGCGCACCTCCGAGGCCCAGGCCAACTACGGCACGCGCATCTACTCCCAGAGCGACCTCCAGGTCGGCGACCTGGTGTTCTTCTTCAACGACCTGCACCACGTGGGCCTGTACGCGGGCAACGGCCAGATCCTGCACGCCCCGCGCACGGGCACGGTCGTCCGCTACGAGTCGATGACCACGATCGGCGGCCCGTTCATGTTCGGCGTCCGCGTCTGA
- a CDS encoding C40 family peptidase, whose translation MGSHRRLAPSGFDRGAAGALGALSAAAAALGALTAVPASAVPHDDTRAEVDRLYEEAEQATEAFNRAGERAGTLRGQLHRAQDRIARQQGHINDLREQLGSLAGAQYRSGGLDPSLALLFSDDPADYLAKASVLDRITAHQAGELRELQLALRELAQERTEAAGRLTELEKSRKAVAGHKRTVEQKLARARQLLNALPAAERAAYDRASRSGRTDLPGLLGAVPASGRAAAALAAARSALGKPYVWGANGPSGFDCSGLMQWSYAQAGVALPRTSQAQAHAGHRVPLSQAQPGDIVTYRSDASHVGMYVGNGRVIHAPYPGAPVRYDPVGMMPVSSVTRP comes from the coding sequence GTGGGGTCCCATCGCCGCCTTGCACCGTCCGGGTTCGACCGGGGCGCCGCCGGTGCCCTGGGCGCGCTGTCCGCAGCGGCCGCCGCCCTCGGCGCCCTGACCGCCGTACCGGCCTCGGCCGTGCCGCACGACGACACCCGCGCCGAGGTGGACCGTCTCTACGAGGAGGCGGAGCAGGCCACCGAGGCCTTCAACCGGGCCGGCGAGCGCGCCGGCACCCTGCGCGGGCAACTGCACCGGGCGCAGGACCGGATCGCCCGGCAGCAGGGGCACATCAACGACCTGCGCGAGCAGCTCGGTTCGCTGGCCGGCGCCCAGTACCGCTCCGGCGGCCTCGACCCGTCGCTGGCGCTGCTGTTCTCCGACGACCCGGCCGACTACCTCGCCAAGGCCTCCGTCCTCGACCGGATCACCGCCCACCAGGCCGGGGAGCTCAGGGAACTCCAGCTCGCGCTGCGCGAACTCGCCCAGGAGCGGACCGAGGCCGCCGGGCGGCTCACCGAGCTGGAGAAGAGCCGCAAGGCCGTCGCCGGCCACAAGCGGACCGTCGAGCAGAAGCTCGCCCGGGCCCGGCAGCTCCTGAACGCCCTCCCGGCCGCCGAACGCGCCGCCTACGACCGTGCCTCCCGCTCCGGCCGCACCGACCTGCCCGGCCTCCTGGGCGCCGTCCCCGCCTCGGGCCGCGCGGCCGCCGCCCTCGCCGCCGCCCGCTCCGCGCTCGGCAAGCCGTACGTCTGGGGCGCCAACGGACCCTCCGGCTTCGACTGTTCGGGGCTGATGCAGTGGTCGTACGCGCAGGCCGGGGTGGCCCTGCCGCGCACCTCGCAGGCCCAGGCGCACGCCGGCCACCGCGTCCCGCTCTCCCAGGCGCAGCCCGGCGACATCGTGACCTACCGCTCCGACGCCAGCCACGTCGGCATGTACGTCGGCAACGGCCGGGTCATCCACGCCCCCTACCCGGGTGCGCCGGTGCGCTACGACCCGGTCGGGATGATGCCGGTGTCCTCGGTGACGCGGCCCTGA
- a CDS encoding glycosyltransferase family 87 protein has protein sequence MEITEARRPLTCLLATWGVTRFVLLLFVFKVLLFPGPDVTTDVSSIYQGWYEVLRAGSFPLTDVTWQYPPAAALAILSPALLPFLSYAQAFFVLAFLTDLAVLVLLLNAGLRPRRSLRGAWLWVAGVPLLGPTVYARYDVMVTAVAVAALLAGARHPRLMGALTGLAALLKVWPVLLLAGAVRRRAWGAAAVTVAALSGLFALLMPGAFAFLTFQRDRGTEVESLGALVFHVARQFGWSGQVLLNYGSVEFLGPYVSVVSDVALFLTAVACGWLLRWRLTARRLAPHTLADAAFTAVLLFTVTSRVISPQYLVWLVGLAAVCLCSRATRMTGPAALVLAASFVTVLEFPVYFADVVTSTPLGVSLLVVRNGLLLAAALTAAVRLWRSTVPGRAPDADPVPDRAARTSETAPASP, from the coding sequence GTGGAGATCACGGAAGCGAGACGGCCGCTCACCTGCCTCCTGGCGACCTGGGGGGTGACCCGGTTCGTCCTGCTCCTCTTCGTCTTCAAGGTCCTCCTCTTCCCCGGCCCGGACGTGACGACCGACGTGTCGTCGATCTACCAGGGCTGGTACGAGGTGCTGCGCGCCGGGAGCTTCCCGCTCACCGACGTCACCTGGCAGTACCCGCCCGCCGCCGCCCTCGCGATCCTCTCCCCCGCCCTGCTGCCGTTCCTCTCCTACGCCCAGGCGTTCTTCGTCCTGGCCTTCCTGACCGACCTGGCCGTCCTCGTGCTGCTGCTGAACGCGGGCCTGCGCCCCCGCCGCTCGCTGCGCGGCGCCTGGCTGTGGGTGGCGGGCGTCCCGCTGCTCGGCCCGACGGTCTACGCCCGCTACGACGTGATGGTGACCGCGGTCGCCGTGGCCGCCCTCCTCGCGGGCGCCCGGCACCCCCGGCTGATGGGCGCCCTCACCGGTCTCGCCGCCCTGCTGAAGGTGTGGCCGGTGCTGCTGCTCGCGGGCGCGGTGCGGCGCCGGGCGTGGGGCGCGGCGGCGGTGACGGTCGCCGCGCTCTCGGGTCTGTTCGCCCTGCTGATGCCGGGCGCCTTCGCCTTCCTGACGTTCCAGCGCGACCGGGGCACCGAGGTGGAGTCGCTCGGCGCGCTCGTCTTCCATGTGGCCCGGCAGTTCGGCTGGAGCGGGCAGGTGCTGCTGAACTACGGCTCGGTGGAGTTCCTCGGCCCGTACGTGTCCGTGGTGAGCGACGTGGCGTTGTTCCTGACGGCGGTCGCGTGCGGCTGGCTGCTGCGGTGGCGGCTGACGGCACGGCGCCTCGCGCCGCACACGCTCGCCGACGCGGCGTTCACGGCCGTCCTGCTCTTCACGGTGACCAGCCGGGTGATCAGCCCGCAGTACCTGGTGTGGCTGGTCGGCCTGGCCGCGGTCTGCCTGTGCTCCCGCGCGACCCGGATGACCGGCCCCGCGGCCCTGGTCCTGGCCGCGTCGTTCGTGACGGTGCTGGAGTTCCCGGTGTACTTCGCGGACGTCGTCACCAGCACGCCCCTCGGGGTGAGCCTGCTGGTCGTGCGCAACGGCCTGCTGCTGGCCGCGGCGCTCACGGCCGCCGTACGGCTGTGGCGCTCGACGGTGCCGGGGCGCGCGCCGGATGCCGATCCCGTGCCTGATCGGGCCGCCCGGACGAGCGAGACGGCCCCCGCCTCCCCCTGA